A window of Chiloscyllium punctatum isolate Juve2018m chromosome 37, sChiPun1.3, whole genome shotgun sequence contains these coding sequences:
- the LOC140462997 gene encoding stathmin-3-like: MSSTVAAYKEKMKELSMLSLICSCFYSQPHPNTISKFGDMEVKPINKRASGQAFEVILKPQSTDLTPEQPISPKKKEISLEELQQQLDAAEDRRKSQEMQLLQQLAEKQQHRRIVLHRAIVDNCDFSRTTERKLNQKMEICSENRKAHIAALKDRLREKERHAAEVRRNKVLREELSG; encoded by the exons CCTACAaggagaaaatgaaggagctatCAATGCTCTCGCTAATCTGCTCTTGTTTCTACTCTCAACCACATCCCAACACAATTAGCAAATTTGGTG ATATGGAAGTGAAACCAATTAATAAGCGTGCATCTGGACAAGCTTTTGAAGTGATCCTGAAGCCCCAGTCCACTGATCTGACACCTGAACAACCTATCTCACCAAAGAAGAAGGAAATCTCTTTGGAGGAACTTCAGCAACAGCTGGATGCTGCTGAGGACAGGAGAAAG TCCCAAGAGATGCAGCTTCTGCAACAACTTGCAGAAAAGCAGCAACACAGGCGTATCGTTCTACACAGGGCAATTGTGGATAACTGTGACTTCAGCAGAACTACTGAAAGGAAGTTAAATCAGAAGATGGAAATTTGTAGTGAAAATCGCAAAGCTCATATAGCTGCCCTTAAAGATCGTCTTCGTGAAAAG GAAAGGCATGCAGCTGAGGTTCGTAGGAACAAGGTGTTACGAGAGGAACTTTCTGGCTGA